From Callospermophilus lateralis isolate mCalLat2 chromosome 5, mCalLat2.hap1, whole genome shotgun sequence, a single genomic window includes:
- the LOC143641698 gene encoding olfactory receptor 2C3-like produces MTNGSSPAVFVLLGFSARPSLEPILFMVVLVCYVVSILGNTTIILVTCVDVRLHTPMYFFLANLSFLDISFTTSIVPQLLVNLWGPQKTISYGGCVVQFYVSHWLGATECVLLAVMSYDRYAAICKPLHYTVIMHPQLCLGLAFASWFGGLTTSMVGSTLTMLLPLCGHNRIDHFFCEMPLIMQLACVDTRLNKVEMYVASFIFVVLPLGLILVSYGHIAQAVLKIRSAEGRRRAFSTCSSHLAVVSLFYGSILFMYLQPAKSSSHEQGKFIALFYTVATPMLNPLIYTLRNRDMKNALRFCAGALPGVC; encoded by the coding sequence ATGACCAATGGAAGTTCTCCTGCCGTGTTTGTGCTCCTGGGCTTCTCTGCTCGCCCCTCACTGGAGCCCATCCTCTTCATGGTGGTCTTGGTGTGCTATGTGGTGTCTATCCTGGGCAATACCACCATCATCCTGGTCACCTGTGTGGACGTGCGCCTCCACACGCCCATGTACTTCTTTCTTGCCAACCTGTCCTTCCTAGACATCAGCTTCACCACAAGCATTGTCCCACAACTGCTGGTCAACCTCTGGGGACCACAGAAAACCATAAGCTATGGAGGGTGTGTGGTGCAGTTCTATGTGTCCCACTGGCTGGGGGCCACCGAGTGTGTCCTCCTGGCCGTCATGTCCTATGACCGCTATGCTGCCATCTGTAAGCCCCTCCACTACACTGTCATCATGCACCCACAGCTCTGCCTTGGCCTGGCCTTTGCCTCCTGGTTTGGGGGCCTGACCACCAGCATGGTCGGCTCCACGCTCACCATGCTCCTGCCTCTTTGTGGGCACAATCGCATCGACCACTTCTTTTGTGAGATGCCTCTCATTATGCAACTGGCCTGTGTGGACACCAGGCTCAACAAAGTCGAGATGTACGTTGCTAGCTTCATCTTTGTGGTCTTACCACTGGGCCTTATCCTGGTGTCCTACGGACACATTGCCCAGGCTGTGTTGAAGATCCGGTCAGCAGAAGGGCGGAGAAGAGCATTCAGCACCTGCTCCTCCCACCTGGCCGTTGTGTCCTTGTTCTATGGGAGCATCCTCTTCATGTACCTGCAGCCAGCCAAGAGCAGCTCCCACGAGCAGGGCAAGTTCATAGCTCTCTTCTACACCGTGGCcacccccatgctgaaccccCTCATCTACACGCTGAGGAACAGGGACATGAAGAATGCACTCAGATTCTGCGCTGGAGCCCTGCCGGGAGTGTGCTGA